ATGACAGTACGATGGTCAGAGAACCGGCAATCGCCATGGCAATTAGCAAAGATTCACTTCCATAGCTTATAGCTAACTCATAATCTTCTTCTAAAATAGAAAGCATTGTGTAATATAGGCCAAATCCTGGAACGAGAGGAACAATGCCTGGTATAATATATACAGTGATAGGTTGCTTTCCTATGATAGCAAAGAATTCACCAATCAAAGCAATGATAAAAGAAGCAATAAAGGTAGATACTACTACAGAGTTAAAAGTATTATTAATAAGGATAAAAATAATCCAACCAAAAGCACCAGCAAATCCAGATTTAGTCAAAGAAGATTTTGGTACATTAAAAAGAATAGCAAAACCTATTGTACAAATATAAGCAAATACAAAATTCTTGAGATACATCATAGTAAAGTACCTCCTGTGATAAAAGTCCAGAGTTTTAAAATAAATCCTATACCGAAAGCGATAGAAGTGGCAATAATTAGGGCTTCGGTAGCTCTTGCCAATCCAGATACTAAATCTCCCGCAATAGAATCCCTAACAGCATTTGTGATAGCGACTCCAGGTACCATTACCATAATAGCTCCAATGATTACCTTATCAGTAGCGATCAAAGGATGCAGTGATGAAAGTAGAATAGCCATAGTAGCTGCTACCACTCCTCCAGAAATATGGGTAAGAAAAGGAGAAAATTCAATACTAGTCAATACCTTTAATGTATAAGTGACTAAAATACTTGTAAAAAAAGCACTAAAAAACTCTAGCAGGTTTGCTCCAAACAAAAGACCAAAGAAGGCACTGGCCAGTCCTCCAAATAGAGCATGAACATAATGAGGATACGGCAGTAAATCATGGATTTCTTTTAAAATCTTCATTCCTTCCTCTACAGACATATTGCTTTCAACAAATTTTCTTGAGAAATCATTTACCTGAGCTACTTTATTTAAATTAATGCCCCTTGATTTAATTCTTTTTGTATAGGACAAAATTCCATTTTGTTCTTCTCCCTTAGTGTCTACGGAAACAAAAAATCCTGTAGGCGTAACATAGACTTCTACATAAGAGAAACCTCTAGATTTACATAATCTTATTATAGTATCCTCTACCCGATAAGTTTCTGCTCCATTCATCAACATAATTTCTCCTGCATAGAGGGCCAATACTAAAACTTTTTTCCTGTTAATTTGCAACAGCACATCACCTCCAAAATACTATTATTATATCAAATATATACCAGTAAGTAACGAAGTTTTTCTTAAAAATATGTTAAAAATCTCTTTATTAGGATATGATAATCTTAATCGTCTTATTTTATAAAATGGTTTTTGGAAAATATATATTGAAGGGAGAATACTTGATGGATTTTCAGCATCTTAAAGCACAAGATACGGATATTTATGAAATCATACAAAAAGAAAAAGACAGACAAAGCAAAAACATTGAATTAATAGCTTCTGAAAATTTTACTTCTATGGCTGTTATGGAGACCATGGGAAGTTACCTAACAAATAAGTATGCAGAGGGCTACCCAGGTAAAAGGTATTACGGAGGCTGTGAAGTGGTAGATATAGCTGAGGATTTGGCTAGGGAGCGTCTAAAGGAACTATTTCAAGCAGAACACGCTAATGTACAACCCCACTCTGGTTCAAATGCTAACCTAGGGGTTTATTTTGCTATCCTGCAACCAGGGGATAAAGTTTTAGGCATGAACTTGTCTCATGGAGGACATCTAACCCACGGAAGTCCCGTGAATATTTCAGGCGTATATTATAACTTTATCGACTACGGTGTGGATCGGCAGACACAAATGATTGATTATGAAGAGGTTAGAAGAATTGCCCATGAGGAAAAACCAAAGTTAATTGTTGCAGGAGCCAGTGCTTATCCAAGAAAAATTGATTTTAAAAGGTTTAAAGAAATTGCTGATGAAGTAGGAGCCTACTTCATGGTAGATATGGCCCATATTGCTGGCTTAATTGCCACTGGGTTTCATGAAAATCCTTGCCAATATGCGGACTTTGTGACTACCACCACCCACAAGACCCTTAGAGGACCTAGAGGAGGCGCTATCCTTTGCAAAGAAAAATATGCGAAGATGGTAGATAAAGCTATCTTTCCTGGAATACAGGGAGGCCCTTTAATGCATGTTATCGCAGCTAAAGCGGTTGCCTTTAAGGAAGCTTTGAGCCCCGAATTCAAAGTGTATCAAGAACAAGTTCTTAAAAATGCAAAAAAACTAGGTGAAGCGTTGAAACAGGGGGGATTTGATTTAGTTTCTGGAGGTACGGACAACCATTTGCTGCTTATTGACCTTAGAAATAAAAAGATCTCTGGGAAGGATGCGGAGAAGCTATTAGGAAAAGTGGGAATAACAGTGAACAAAAACACAATTCCCTTTGACCCAGAAAGTCCTTTTATAACCAGTGGAATAAGAATAGGTACGCCAGCTGTAACCACAAGGGGCATGAAGGAAAAAGACATGGAAAAAATTGCTGAAATTATGTATACAATCATAAGCAGTCTTGAGAAGGAGAAGGAAGCCTCCCAAATGGTTCATGAGCTTTGCAGCCAGTTTGCATTATATAAATAATACAAAAATACAAAAAACCTATAAAGATGCCTTGTGTTTTTATAGGTTTTTGTTATGCTATAGATATACTTGAATTAAATATCTGCAACATAGGGGAGAAGAGAAAATGATAACAAAGCGAACGTTAATGGTTATACTGCAAAAAATTTTGCACTCCATTGATGAAGGTATACATGTCATTAATAATGAAGGTATCACCATTTTGTACAATGAGGCTATGGCAGAACTAGAGGGGATGAAGACAGAGGAGGTTATGGGAAAAAGTTTGTTGGATGTATTTCCAAGCCTAAATCATGAAACTAGCACCCTATTGCAGGTGTTAAAAACAGAAGAACCTATTTATAACCAAGGGCAGATCTATTTAAATAATCAAAAAAAGCAAATTAGTACCATTAACACCACCATACCTTTATATTATGAAAATCAGAAGATCGGTACATTAGAGATTGCTAAAAACATTACAAAGATTAAAGGGCTATCTGATGAAATCATGAGGTTACAAGCAAAACTAATAAAACCTTCTGAGAATAGGGGCAAGATAAAAAAATATACCTTTGATGATTTAATCGGTCAAAATATAAATTTTAAAAGGGCAATACAGCTGGCAAGACGGGCAGCTTTTTCTGCCTCTAGTGTTTTGATCTATGGGGAAACCGGCACAGGTAAAGAGCTATTTGCTCAAAGTATCCATTACCATAGCAACAGATGTGAAAAACCCTTTATTGCTCAAAATTGTGCTGCCTTACCAGAGAGCTTATTAGAAGGCATCCTATTTGGAACAATGAAGGGTGCCTTCACCGGTGCCATTGATCGGCCGGGAATTTTTGAACAAGCCTCAGGAGGAACAATTTTATTGGATGAAATCAATGCAATGGGTTTGCAATTGCAAGCGAAGCTATTAAGGGTTTTGCAGGAGGGATATATAAGAAGAATAGGAGGCTTAAAAGATATCCCTATAGATGTTAGGATTATTGCCACTACAAATGAAAACCCCTCTGCACTAGTTGAGGAGGGGATACTGCGCAAAGATTTATACTATAGACTGAAGGTAATTAGTATCAATATTCCTAGCCTTCGAGAACGAAGAGAAGATATCCTTCTTTTAGCCGACTATTTTATCCATCAGTATAACCATCAACTTCAAAAACAAGTGAGAGAACTTTCTGAGGAAGTAAAAAAGGATTTTTTACACTATACATGGCCGGGCAATATTAGAGAGTTACAAAATCTTATAGAGGGGGCAATGAATCTTATCCAAGATGAGCATATACTTGAAAAAGAATTTTTTTCAGAATATATTGTTTCTGAGAATCTACTTCCTTCACTAGAGGAGGATATGCCTTTGCCACAAAGAATGAATTTTATTGAGGAACAATATATTCGTAAAACAATAGCCAATTGCAACGGAAATATTACAAGAACAGCAGATAAACTAGGAATTAAGAGACAAACTCTACAGCATAAGTTAAAGAAATTGAATATCTCTTATATAGAAAATTAAATTCATAGTGAACTCATTCCAGCAAGCTGAAACATCTCACCTACCCTAACGCTTAGGGGTGGGGTCTTTACTCTAAAAATAAAATCAAGATAAATAGAATAAACCGCAAAAACATTTGCATACAGCTGCAAATGTTTTTGCGGTTTATTCTGCTCATCATTTATATCAAAAACTTTATATGACAAAAATGTATATATATGAAAAGCTAACAAAATTCTCGCTTAAATGAAACCATAAAATCCCTAGTTATAGCAGAGGTATTAAAGGTATAAAAAGTAAGGGTTTGCATGAATATAAAAGTAACAAGCTATGGCTTTAGAAAGAACTTTGGCAAACTATTTGCAATAGTATAAAAAGGTGAAGGAATATTTACTAGACGGAGGGATTCTAATGAAAAATATAAAAGTGATTTTATGGGGATTTGGTGCTATGGGAAGTGGTATGGCACAAATGCTGTTGAAGAAGAAGGGGGTTGAAATCGTAGGCGTATGTGATAGAAATCCTGACAGAAAAGGAAAGGACATTTTTGAACTGCTAAAAATAGATAGGGGAGATCATCCATCTGTGGTGGTTACAGATACAATTGAAGAAATTGCTAAGCAAGGGGCTGCGGATATTGCATTAATAGCAACTGATTCCTTTACAAAAGGAACCTTCGAAAAAATCAAGCTAATGGTAGAAAATAAAATCAATGTTATTTCAACGGCTGAAGAAATGGCTTATCCACAAGCACAAGAACCAGAATTAGCTAAAGAGATGGATCGTCTTGCAAAGGAAAATGGGGTGAGCATTTTAGGCACGGGAATTAATCCTGGTTTTGTCCTTGACTTATTAATCTTAGCCCTTACAGGGACATGTGAAAGTGTGGAACATATTAAAGCAGCAAGAATTAATGATTTATCTCCCTTTGGAAGAGCCGTCATGGAGGAACAAGGGGTTGGTTTAACGGTGGATGCCTTCGAAGAAGGTGTAAAAAATGGTAAGGTTGCTGGTCATGTAGGTTTTCCTGAATCCATTCATATGGTGGCGGACGGAATTGGATGGAAGGTAGGAAAGATAGATCAAACACGAGAGCCAATTGTAACCAATGTGTATAGAGAAACAAAATACACAAAGGTTGAGGCAGGCAATGTTGCTGGTTGCCGGCAATGTGGCTATGGCTATGTAGATGGAGAACTAAAAATTGAAATGGAGCATCCTCAACAGATTCTCCCTGAAAAAGAAGGTATAGACACCGGAGATTATATATGGATTAAAGGAACACCTGATATCAGTCTTCAAATCAAACCAGAAATTCCAGGAGGGATTGGTACGATAGCAATGTGTGTGAATATGATTCCTCATGTAATCAATGCATTACCTGGTTTAAAAACGATGCTGGATTTACCAGTTCCGAGGGCTATTATGGGAGACATGAGGGATTTTATACAAAGGTAGGGGATAACATGAAAATAGAAAAAGGCTCATGGGTCAGGATACATGATATTGTCTTAGAACCCGACGAGAGAACAGGGCAATTACCAGAAGATACAAAGAAAGTACCTTTAGAGATGTGGACCAAGGGTTTCTTGCTACAGGAGGCTATGGTCGGAGATCAAGTGGAAATTCGTACGATAACCGGTAGAAGGGCTGAAGGAACTTTAGTAGAAGCTAATCCTTATTATGAGCACGATTTTGGAAGGTTTGTTCCTGAAATTCTTCAAATAGGAATACAGTTGAAAGAAATGCTGTGGGGAGGTGAAGAGGATGCGTAAAGATTACAGCTATGAAGCCGTTATGGCAAGACGTAGTGAAATCATGAAAAAAGCTGTAGGAATCGATTATTCTGTTTTTGAATCTGGCAGCATTGCCTTTGATTATGAAAGAATGATGCGAGAAACTGGGTATACCCTTCAGGAAATGCAGCAAATACAAGGAGAAACTGGTGTAGGAAATACGCCCCTTTTAGCGCTTAAGAACATCACAGCTTTAGCCAGAAAACTGGCGCCAGAGGGTAAGGGGGCAAGAATTTTTATTAAAGATGAGGCTGCTAACCCTTCTGGAAGCTTTAAAGCTAGAAGAGCTGCTAATGCAGTTTACCATGCAAAAAACTTAGGCTACAAAGGAGTAATTGCTGCCACTAGTGGTAATTATGGGGCAGCAGTAGCTAGCCAGGCGGCTATGCGGGGATTAAAATGTATCATCATTCAAGAATGTTACGATAGTAAAGGAAAAGGACAGCCAGAGATCATTGAAAAGGCTAGAAAGTGTGAAGCCTTTGGAGCGGAGGTAATACAGCTTACAGTAGGGCCTGAGTTGTTTTATACTTTTTTAAAATTATTAGAGGAAACAGGCTATTTTAATGCATCCTTGTATACTCCCTTTGGTATTGCTGGGGTGGAGACTTTAGGCTATGAGCTGTCTATGCAGTTTAGAGAAAAAGAAGGTAAGGACCCAGATATAGTAGTATGTACAAACGCTGGAGGTGGAAATTTAACTGGAACTGCACGGGGATTGAAAAAAGCAGGAGCAAACCATGTGAAAATTGTAGGCGCCAGTGTAAATTTAAAGGGCCTACATATGGCAAGTGATGTACACTTCAATAAAAAATCTTTTACCACAGGACATACAGGTTTTGGCGTTCCTTTTACCACATGGCCAGACCGCTCTGATGTACCAAGATCTGCAGCAAGGCCCCTAAGATACATGGATCGCTATGTTCTTGTAAATCAAGGAGAAGTTTTCTATATGACAGAGGCACTAGCACAGTTAGAAGGACTAGAAAGAGGACCAGCCGGGAATACCTCTTTGGCAGCCGCCTTTGTTTTAGCTCAAGAAATGAAGGAAGATGAAATCATTGTTGTGCAGGAAACAGAATATACAGGTGCTGGAAAGCACATTCAGCCACAACTGACCTTCGCTAGAGAAAACGGCATCAAGATTTTCTTCGGGAACCCTGAAGAAGAAATACAGGGGGAAAATATTGTTTTACCTTCCCACCCATCTCTCATGAAGGTAAGAGATATGAATATGCAGAAACTCAGAGCTTCCTATATTAAAAACGTCATAGAAAATAGCAAAACACCTCAATTAACAGAGGAAGATATAGATTTTTTAGCAGTGGATTGTAAGGCAAGTATAGGCTTTGTTAAAGATATGATTCGTGAAATAGGAGGTGCAGGACAGTGAAAAGGGCAGATGACTTTCAACAAAGAAGGCAGCATTTAAAGGATTTGAGTGATGAGGCACTAGAAAAAAGATTTTGGGAATTAGCAGAGAAAATTGTAGATCCAATGATAGCGTTAGCGAGAAAGCATACTACTCCTTCCATAGAAAGATCTGTTTTGCTACGTATGGGCTTTTCTAGTATAGAAGCAAAAGCTATCGTGGAAGCAGTGATGGATCGAGGGTTGATGGGAAAAGGTGCTGGGCATGTGGTGTATAGATTGGCAAAGGAGAAGGACTTGAGCATAAGAGAAGCCGGCCTTCAGCTCATGGAGAGAAAACTATGGGATGAGGTTGTAGGGATGTTTAAAGGGGGTGCAGAATAATGGATCTAAAGCCAAATGAGAAATTAGATATTAAAACCTTATTAAAGGATCTAGATAAATATACGCCAAAACGCAGAGGCTGGACATGGAGGCAAAAACAAGAGAACCTACAAATGGGACCCTTTGTTTATAAAGATGCCTCTATGCCACTGGAACAAAGCACGCCACTGCCTTCAGCAAAGTATTTTGGTGATATCGACCCCCAGCCAGATTCGGTGATAACAACAGAAATTGCTTCTGGGAGGTTCGAAGATGATATTCGGCGTATGAGGATGGCAGCATGGCACGGAGCAGATCATATCATGGTGATTCGGACAGCCGGTCAAAGCCACTTTGATGGCTTAATCGAAGGAACGCCTCAAGGGATTGGTGGTATTCCCATAACTAGAAAACAAGTAAGAGCACAAAGAAAAGCTTTAGATTTTATTGAAGAAGAAGTAGGCAGACCCATCAACTACCATTCTTACATTAGTGGGGTTGCCGGGCCGGAGATCGCAGTGATGTTTGCGGAAGAAGGGGTAAATGGTGCCCATCAAGATCCCCAGTACAACATTTTATATAGAAATATTAATATGATTCGTTCCTTTGTGGATGCTGCTGAAGCAAAACAATCAATGGTCTGGGCAGATATTGCACAGATTGATGGAGCACACAATGCCAATGCTACTGCTAGAGAAGCCTGGAAGGTAATGCCAGAACTGATGGTGCAACACGCAATAAATTCTATTTATTCGGTAAAAGTAGGAATGAAGAAGGAAAATATATGCTTATCCACTGTGCCTCCTACAGCACCACCAGCACCTTGTATGACTTTAGATTTGCCTTATGCTGTAGCACTAAGGGAATTGTTTAAAGAATATAAAATGAGGGCACAAATGAATACAAAGTATATGGAATCTTCTACCAGGGAGGCCACTGTAACCCATGTACTGAATTTATTAATTTCCAGACTAACAAGGGCAGATATTCAATCTACAATTACACCAGATGAAGGAAGAAATGTGCCGTGGCATATTTATAATATAGAGGCATGTGATACTGCAAAGCAAGCGCTAGTAGGCATGGATGGATTAATGGAGATGATCCAGCTGAAAGATACAGGCATGTTGAGGGATAAAGCTAGAGAACTGAAGGAAAGAGCCGTATTATTCATGGAGGAGGTACTAGAAACAGGAGGATACTTTAATGCCGTTGAAGCAGGTTTTTTTGTAGATTCTGGCTATTACCCTGAGAGAAATGGGGACGGTATTACTAGAAAGATAGATTCAGGTATAGGTGTAGGGACGGTCTATGAAAGAGATGAGGACTATTTAGCTCCAGTAACCGCACATTTCGGCTATAACAATGTAGCACAATATGATCCTTCAGCAGTAGAGGAACCATCAAAGCTTATTGATGGATGCACCTTTGAAAAACCAGAAAAAATTATCTTTATCGATGAGTTGGATGAAACGGATAATGTCAATGTGCGATTAGAAGAAACCAAGGAATTAAGGGAGAGCACAAGCATTAAGCCGGAGGTAGAATGGATGGGAGATGGCTATGTCATGTTAAATCTTTTTCTACCGCTGCCAAAGCGAGCTGCCCAATTTGCAGCGATTGAGATAGGAAAAAAGATGGGCCTAGAAGATGTAGAGGTGATTCATAAGGAAGAGATGCACCCTTCTGAAGGTACAAGAATAGAGCTTAAGGGAAGAGTTGGTTTTACCATTGATGTTAAGGACTTGGTGATTCCACCAGAGCCTACAATCATGTCTGAGGACGAAATAAGAGAGGCAATTGAAAAGCAGCCTATGAAAATTGTCGCAGGCACAGTAGGAGAAGATGAGCACTCTGTAGGGCTCAGGGAAATCATAGATATTAAACATGGGGGCATCGAAAAGTATGGCATTGAATGTCACTATTTAGGTACTTCTGTGGCGATAGAAAAGTTAGTAGACGCCGCCATAGAATTAAATGCTGATGCTATATTAGCCTCTACCATCATTAGTCATGATGATATTCACTATAAAAGCATGAAGAAGATTCACGAACTTTGTATAGAAAAAGGAATTCGCAATGATATTATGATTCTTTGCGGAGGGACTCAGGTGACACCTGAATTAGCTGTAAAACAAGGGGTAGATGCTGGTTTTACCAGGGGAACAAAGGGTGTACATGTGGCTACCTTCCTGGTTGAAAAGAGAAGGGAAATGCAAAATGAGGATTAGTGTTCTTGTAGCTGAAATTGGCAGTACGACCACTGTTGTAAATGCTTTCCAAGACATTCATACTCCCTGTCCAAAATTTATTGGACAGGGGCAATTTCCAACAACTGTCTTAGAAGGGGATGTAAATATAGGCCTACAGGGGGCCATAGAGGATTTGAAAAAAAATCTTAAAATTGATAAAATTGAATACGATGAAATGTTTGCCACCAGCAGTGCAGCTGGGGGGTTAAAGATGACGGTGCATGGTCTGGTGTATGATATGACGGTTCGAGCAGCTAAAGAAGCGGCTCTAGGAGCAGGCGCTATTATTCACAAAGTAACAGCTGGCAAACTTAAAAGAACAGATATTAAAAAAATAATAGATCTTTGCCCCAATATTATTTTGCTGGCCGGCGGTGTAGACTATGGAGAAAGGGACACTGTCCTCTATAACGCTGAAAAAATAGCAGAACTAGGTTTAAAGACCCCTATTATCTATGCTGGTAATATAGAAAATCAAGAAGAAATGAAAGAAATATTTAGAGAAGCAGGAAACAAACTATATCCCGTTGAAAACGTCTATCCTAAAATAGATCAACTCAATATAGAACCTACAAGAAAAGTAATCCAAGATGCCTTTGAAGAGCACATTACACATGCACCAGGTATGAAGAGGATAAAAGAAATGGTAAAGGGATCTATTATCCCCACTCCAGGAGCCGTGATGGAAGCATCCAAGCTATTGAAGGCAGCATTAGGTGATTTAATTACCTTTGATGTAGGGGGAGCTACAACAGACCTGCATTCTGTTACAGAAGGCAGTGAAGAGATCAACCGTATTTTAATGAGTCCGGAGCCCTTGGCAAAAAGAACTGTTGAAGGAGATTTAGGGGTATATGTAAACATGCTGAATTTAGTAGAGCGTATTGGCAAAGAAAAACTTCAACAAGAATTTAATTTTGATATACAGAAAATAATCACAGCATATCAGCCTATTCCTAAGACATCAGAAGAAATAAAATTTGTTGAAAGGTTAACCTTAGAGGCGGTAGTGACAGCTTTGGAACGACATGTAGGTAAGCTAAGGTATTTATATGGTGCTGCAGGAAAAACAACAGTTGCAGAAGGAAAAGACCTTTCCAATGTAAAATATATAATAGGTACTGGAGGCGCTTTAACAAGACTTCCCAATAAGATAAATATTTTGAAAGCCGCGCTGAAGAAAAGGAATCAAAATATGCTATTGCCAACAGAAGAAGCGAAGATACTCATTGATCATCATTACATTATGGCGTCTGCAGGGGTGTTGGCAAAGCGGTACCCGGAAGTAGCTCTTAATTTGATGAAGCAAAGTTTGCGTTGTGCAGTTATTTAATGTAGCAGTGAAAATGAACCGAGTAAAATATCAGATAAACTAAAGAGGGTAATAAAATGAATCCAAGGATAGATATTGATTACAATAAACTAAAGCACAATGCTGCTACAATCGTGGGCCAATGTAGGAAACAGGGTATCCATATTGTAGCAGTTACTAAAGGATTTTGTGCTATCCCCCAAATAGCCCAGGCAATTTTCGAAGGCGGTGTAAAGTATTTTGGGGATTCTAGATTAGAAAATCTAATAAAGCTTAAAGACTTTCCCATAGAAAAAATATTGTTAAGGCTTCCCATGATTAGTCAAGCAGAGGCAGTAGTAAAACATGCAGACATTAGTCTAAATTCTGAGATAGAAACAATCAAGGTTCTCAACCAGTACGCCAAAAAATCTAATAAGCTTCATAAAATTGTACTCATGATAGACCTTGGGGATTTGAGAGAGGGAATCTTTGATGAAGAAGAAATTGACGCTGTTTGTGATTTGTTGAAAGAACTGACCAATATCAAAGTAGTAGGAATAGGAACAAATCTAACGTGCTTTGGCGGCGTAATTCCAGAGGAAAAAAATTTAACCCGCTTAGTAGATTTAGGAAGACACATTGAAGAAGCTTTAGATATTCAATTAGAGATGATTAGCGGCGGCAACTCCAGTAGTTTTTATTTGCTGGAGAAGGGAGGGCTGGTGAAGGAAATTAATCAACTGCGTTTGGGAGAGGCAATTCTATTAGGGACAGAAAGTGCCTATGGCGAAAACATTCAAGGGGTACATCAGGATGTATTTACACTAGTAGCTGAGATTATAGAAATAAAAGAAAAACCTTCTATGCCTATTGGTAAAATTGGAAGAGATGCCTTTGGAAATGTGCCTGTTTTTGTAGATCAAGGCATAAGAAAAAGAGCGATACTGGCCATAGGGAAGCAGGATTTAGCAACCCACAAAATATATCCAACAGATTCCTCCATTAAAATTATAGGTAGCAGCAGCGATCATTTGATTGTTGATATTACTGATGTTTCTAAAGCACTAAAAATAGGAGATGAATTAAGATTTCATGTAGGTTATGGAGCAATGTTGGCTTTGATGACCAGCGAATATGTGTATAAAAAGGTTATAAGATAAACAAAAAAGATTGTACCTATTGGTTACAATCTTTTTTCTGTACTAAATAAAACAGAGAGGAAATATGTTAATAATAAAGGAGGGGAGGTAATGGAGAAAAAGGTAGAAATAAAATTACCTCAGGCATTGTATAAAAGGTTAGAGGAGCAGTCTAAAAGTAAGAACTTAGCTTTGGAAAATTACATCGTCTATTTACTTCAGGAAGGGGAATATAGTAAAGATCAAGTTCAACACTTTAAAAAAATAGTAATAAGTGATATGCAAAATATGATTTATAAAGTGCAAAAATTTAATCTAAATCCTTCAAATAAGTTTACAAACAAAGAGATAAGTTGCATTCCTCTAGAAATTTTTAAACATCCGTTATCAGAAGACCTAAGTAAAAAAATAGATTTCCTTAAGAAGCAAAAATTTTTTAAGGAGAACTACTTTTACTTATTAATAAACAATGAGGAAGTTGTAGGTTATACTGGGTTAGATTTTTTTGAGGAACCAATGCCTTATGGACAATACGGATTTATTTACTGTCTTCATGTAGAAAAAAGCTATCAAACCTATAAAAATCTCAAAAATATTTTTAGTTTTTTGCAATCTATTATAAAGGATGAAAAATTTTATAATATGGATCTTTCCACTAGCAACTGTAATATTGCTGGTGAGGCACTTGTAAAGTTAGGATTCAAAGAGTTTTGCCATGTCAAGCAAGTATATGGAAGCGTGAAGACTCAGATGGAATATGATACTATTTTACAGTATAGAGAAACAGAAATTGACCTAAATAAATGGCAAATACAGAATTTGTTGCCCGTAAATAGAATATCGCCTATTGCCTATTTACAAGAGCATTGGAAGGAAAATAGAGAGGCCATTAGAGTGAAAAGTATCCAGTATAATCAAAAAGTGGAGGCTTTTATTCTACAAGAGAGCAAAACAATTCAAGGGAAAAAATATTTATACTATTCAATATTTCTAAATCCTTTGGATGTATATGATAGAGATGTTCTTAAGGAAATATATCATATATTTATTAAGGATATAAGTATAAAAGCTTTATCCGACGCTATTATTATGGATATTCCTATCGAAATAGAGGGTATGATAACACAATATATAGATGCTTATAAAGAAAAATCCATATACTGGTACCGAAAGATGTTGTAAACAAAACCCCTCAAAATTGAGGGGTTATATGCTATAAATTATAACACCGCTAAAACTAAAAGCATAAGGTATAGCATTTGAACATGCTGTTTATAGGATTCTACCTCCTCTTTTAAAGCAGTATTTTCTTGACTAAGTGTATTTACTTTTTCATTTAGTGTACTTGTTTCTGCTTTAAATGCATTCACTTTATCAAGGTCAGTTTTTAAATCTTTAAACTCTTCGATATTGGCTTCTAAAGATGTAAGCTTACCTTCAACCGTTTCTACTTCTTTTTCTTTATTTAACAGCTCGTATTGTAATGCTTCCAATTTTTCCTCATACGTTGCTATTGTGGAACGAAGTTTATTATTTTCTTCCTGCAAAGCTTGATTTTCTTCTAATAATGTTTGTTGTTCCAGTGAAATTGCAGATTCTATTCCTTGTTTTGATTCCTTAGGGATAAAATTATAATT
The sequence above is drawn from the Clostridium formicaceticum genome and encodes:
- the ortB gene encoding 2-amino-4-oxopentanoate thiolase subunit OrtB, coding for MRKDYSYEAVMARRSEIMKKAVGIDYSVFESGSIAFDYERMMRETGYTLQEMQQIQGETGVGNTPLLALKNITALARKLAPEGKGARIFIKDEAANPSGSFKARRAANAVYHAKNLGYKGVIAATSGNYGAAVASQAAMRGLKCIIIQECYDSKGKGQPEIIEKARKCEAFGAEVIQLTVGPELFYTFLKLLEETGYFNASLYTPFGIAGVETLGYELSMQFREKEGKDPDIVVCTNAGGGNLTGTARGLKKAGANHVKIVGASVNLKGLHMASDVHFNKKSFTTGHTGFGVPFTTWPDRSDVPRSAARPLRYMDRYVLVNQGEVFYMTEALAQLEGLERGPAGNTSLAAAFVLAQEMKEDEIIVVQETEYTGAGKHIQPQLTFARENGIKIFFGNPEEEIQGENIVLPSHPSLMKVRDMNMQKLRASYIKNVIENSKTPQLTEEDIDFLAVDCKASIGFVKDMIREIGGAGQ
- a CDS encoding ornithine aminomutase subunit alpha, encoding MKRADDFQQRRQHLKDLSDEALEKRFWELAEKIVDPMIALARKHTTPSIERSVLLRMGFSSIEAKAIVEAVMDRGLMGKGAGHVVYRLAKEKDLSIREAGLQLMERKLWDEVVGMFKGGAE
- the oraE gene encoding D-ornithine 4,5-aminomutase subunit OraE → MDLKPNEKLDIKTLLKDLDKYTPKRRGWTWRQKQENLQMGPFVYKDASMPLEQSTPLPSAKYFGDIDPQPDSVITTEIASGRFEDDIRRMRMAAWHGADHIMVIRTAGQSHFDGLIEGTPQGIGGIPITRKQVRAQRKALDFIEEEVGRPINYHSYISGVAGPEIAVMFAEEGVNGAHQDPQYNILYRNINMIRSFVDAAEAKQSMVWADIAQIDGAHNANATAREAWKVMPELMVQHAINSIYSVKVGMKKENICLSTVPPTAPPAPCMTLDLPYAVALRELFKEYKMRAQMNTKYMESSTREATVTHVLNLLISRLTRADIQSTITPDEGRNVPWHIYNIEACDTAKQALVGMDGLMEMIQLKDTGMLRDKARELKERAVLFMEEVLETGGYFNAVEAGFFVDSGYYPERNGDGITRKIDSGIGVGTVYERDEDYLAPVTAHFGYNNVAQYDPSAVEEPSKLIDGCTFEKPEKIIFIDELDETDNVNVRLEETKELRESTSIKPEVEWMGDGYVMLNLFLPLPKRAAQFAAIEIGKKMGLEDVEVIHKEEMHPSEGTRIELKGRVGFTIDVKDLVIPPEPTIMSEDEIREAIEKQPMKIVAGTVGEDEHSVGLREIIDIKHGGIEKYGIECHYLGTSVAIEKLVDAAIELNADAILASTIISHDDIHYKSMKKIHELCIEKGIRNDIMILCGGTQVTPELAVKQGVDAGFTRGTKGVHVATFLVEKRREMQNED
- a CDS encoding GlmL-related ornithine degradation protein gives rise to the protein MRISVLVAEIGSTTTVVNAFQDIHTPCPKFIGQGQFPTTVLEGDVNIGLQGAIEDLKKNLKIDKIEYDEMFATSSAAGGLKMTVHGLVYDMTVRAAKEAALGAGAIIHKVTAGKLKRTDIKKIIDLCPNIILLAGGVDYGERDTVLYNAEKIAELGLKTPIIYAGNIENQEEMKEIFREAGNKLYPVENVYPKIDQLNIEPTRKVIQDAFEEHITHAPGMKRIKEMVKGSIIPTPGAVMEASKLLKAALGDLITFDVGGATTDLHSVTEGSEEINRILMSPEPLAKRTVEGDLGVYVNMLNLVERIGKEKLQQEFNFDIQKIITAYQPIPKTSEEIKFVERLTLEAVVTALERHVGKLRYLYGAAGKTTVAEGKDLSNVKYIIGTGGALTRLPNKINILKAALKKRNQNMLLPTEEAKILIDHHYIMASAGVLAKRYPEVALNLMKQSLRCAVI